The sequence below is a genomic window from Mycobacteroides abscessus ATCC 19977.
TACAGCGCTATATAAATGCAGATCTGCCAGGAAGATACCTCGCAGGAAGGAGCGCCAAAGGACACAAAAGAGATACGACTGGGAAACGCCTGCCGACTCAGCCCAACGAAGGGAATGCCGCTACCGCAACTGCGCGCAGATGAGCAGACGCGCGGGCCCAACGCCGACGGGCGCGCTCCACATCGCCGTCAACGAAGCTTGCAATGAGGATTCCTCGCAGGGTATCCATTGCGGTGTAAACGATTTTGGCCAGTTCAGCTGGCGCCGGATGCTCAGGGAGCAACTGGACAATAGCCGCAGCCAGCGCACTGTTGACAAACGGTTCCATTCGCTGAATCTGTTGCGCCAGTACTTTATCGGTCCGGGATGCTATCCAAAGTTCCATGGTGGCAACGAATATCGGACCTTGATGGATCTCCCACATGAAGTCCAACACCGCGGACACCGGATCCGGATTTCCTTGTAGCCGTGCGATTTCGCGGATCGCGGCCTGTGTACGTTGCTGCGCCAAATGCTCGATGGCAGCCACCACCAGATCTTCCTTCGACTGGAAGTGATAGGCCTGCGCGCCACGAGTGACGCCTGCCATTTCAGCGATCCGCGGTGTGGTGGTTCCCGCGTAGCCGTGTGCCACCAAGCATTCGACTGTGGCATCGAGCAGACGCGTGCGCATCTCGGCACTGCGCTGCGCTTGAGTGCGGCGCGATGCCCGCCCCTCAAGGTTCGCTACCACCACCGACCAGCCTCCCAGGGCAATCACCTTAGCGTTCTTTCGAGCATACATGCGGACCTGCATCTTCCATGAAGAAGCCGGCTCACCCCCCAGATGCCACCTCGTCAAGCGCTGTCTTCGGCGCCCTCACCGCCTGTGAGGCCCCGGCCAGTCAACCCGTGCCGTTGCAGCGCCTCACGAGCAGACCGGAAACGCACCAGGTAACGCCCGCTGCCTCGCTGCGTTCATTTGCTATTGTGACTGGTAGGCCCAACTATTGGGGGACGAATGCGGTTCAGCGCGACGATCTTCCTCACCGCAGCGCTGCTTTGCGCCTGCGTCTCACCCAGTAGCTCCCTCCGACATGAAGAATGGTCCACGCTCGTCTCGATGCTTGCCGACCAGCAACGCGCCCTGCACGAGAGAGACGCCCATTACGACCTTCCCGACAAGCTCAAACCGGCAACACGCAACGATATTCGCGCCAGGGAACGGCAGTGGGGCCTTTACCTCGACGCCGACCATCGTGAATTGCTCCAGGTCTCCGACGGCCTGCACGCCTTCTGCGGATTCGATGACCTGTTCTCGCTTGCCGATTCAGAGCCCGGCTCGCAGAACTGGAAAGCTATGAAGGCATACATCGCGGGCGCATCCCTCGGCCCTGAATACTTCGGCGCCCATTCCTTCAACCAGCTCATGCCCGTCCTGGGGGCCGAGGGCGATCACATCATGCTCGTCGCCGTCGCTCACTCGTACTACAGCGACGAGCCGGGAGTGGTCTTCGAGCTCGGTGGCGACGGGCCCAACGGCATCGGCCGCTACCCCACCCTGATGGAGGCGGTGCGGAGCAAGGCGGAGTCGTACCAGAAGGAACTCAAGTACATGAACGCGTAGTCCGCACGCGGAACCACAACGGGCGTGTGATCGTCTGACCCTATAAGAAGCAACTTCGGGGGGACCGCATGACCTCGGCACCGGCAGACCACGCCGGCTAACACGTGCCAGCATCCACGATCCCGCCTGCC
It includes:
- a CDS encoding SMI1/KNR4 family protein yields the protein MLADQQRALHERDAHYDLPDKLKPATRNDIRARERQWGLYLDADHRELLQVSDGLHAFCGFDDLFSLADSEPGSQNWKAMKAYIAGASLGPEYFGAHSFNQLMPVLGAEGDHIMLVAVAHSYYSDEPGVVFELGGDGPNGIGRYPTLMEAVRSKAESYQKELKYMNA
- a CDS encoding TetR/AcrR family transcriptional regulator; translated protein: MIALGGWSVVVANLEGRASRRTQAQRSAEMRTRLLDATVECLVAHGYAGTTTPRIAEMAGVTRGAQAYHFQSKEDLVVAAIEHLAQQRTQAAIREIARLQGNPDPVSAVLDFMWEIHQGPIFVATMELWIASRTDKVLAQQIQRMEPFVNSALAAAIVQLLPEHPAPAELAKIVYTAMDTLRGILIASFVDGDVERARRRWARASAHLRAVAVAAFPSLG